The Pseudomonadota bacterium DNA window GTAGCGCGAGGTGGGCGCGGCGAGCTTGACCGGTTCGATGGCGGCTATCGGCTGGTTGCCGGGGAAAAGATCCTTGGCCTGCTTGATGACCTCGTTGGCCGCCATGCCTTCGCTCTTCTTCAGTGCTTCGATGCGGGTCGCGATGTCTTGCGCCCAGCCGCTCTCGGCCTTGCTGAATTCGCCCGGATCGAGGATCTGCACTTCCGACACCTTGGCCAAGGCCTCGCCGATGTCGAAGTCGGGACGCTTGAGCATCTTCGCCAGTTCCTGCTTGTTGCCGTCGACGGTGTAGTCACGCACTGCGAGTTTGCAGTCCTGGCGTTGCGGCTGCAGATCGGCGCAGGCCTTGGCGAAGCGCAGCGCGGCGGCGTAGTCGTTCTTCGGCACCTGCTGGGTGGCGAGCTTGAGGTAGGCGCTCGCCAGCAAACGCGGCGCTTCGTCGCTGACGTAGGGGTCAGGCGTCTTGTCGGTTTCCTTGCGCAGGCCGTCGAGGGTCTTGGCGGCATTCGCGACATCGCCGGCCTTGGCCTGCGATTCGAAGGTCTGCTTCATGCCATCGATGCGCGCCAGGCGCGCCTGTTCCTGCTGCTCCTGTTCGAAGGCGTCGGTGGCTTCCTGCAAGGCGCCGCGTTCCTCGGCCAGCCCCGGTGCGTCGGGCGCGTAGCGGGCCGCGTCGGCGATCAGGTTGTTGCCCTCGGCGAAGCGTTCCTGCAGGCGCATCTCGCCGGCGCGCTCGACCAGCTTGGCGGCAATCTTGGTGCCGACCTCCTTGATCCACGGATCTTTCGGATCGCCGAACGCGGCGATGTTGCCCATGTGCTTGCGCACGCTGGCGCGCCACGCGCGATCGGCTTCGCTTTCCGCGAGCAGCTTGTCGATGGCGGCCTTGGCATCGGCCACCTGCTGCTTCTCGGCCGCCGCCAGCGCCTGCTTGCGCTTGCTCTCCAGGCTGTCGAGTTTGCCGAGCAGGGGCGCGGCGCGCGGCAGGTCCACCAGGGCGTTCTGGGTCAGCGCCACGGCTTCGTCCCAGCGTTCCGCGCCGGCCCATTGTTCGGCGGTCTTTTCGACCATCGTGGCGAGCTGGTTGGCGGCATCGTTTGTACGCGGATCGTCGGGATGGTCGGCGCGCAGGGCGTCCAAGGCCGCATAGGCGTCGCTGAAACCCTGGGCATCCTTGCCGAGGCCCGCCAGGCGCTTGCCGAATTCCGGCAGCGCCGCCTCGAAGCGCGCATGGCGCTTGGCCAGGGCCTCGGCGCGCGCCGCATCGTCGCCATTGCGCAAGGCCTCGGCCAGCGCGGCTTCCGCATCGAGCAGCGGCGCGACGCGGGCGCTAGGCGTGTAGGCGCGCGCGGCCTTCAGCGCGACGGCCGCGCCGTCGAACTCGCCCTTGTCGCGCAGGCTGCGCGCTTCGTGCAAACGCGCCAGCGCGAGCTGGTCGCGGGCGTTGGCGGTGGTGGCGTGACGCGCGGCGATTTCGCCGAGTTGCCTGAGCTGATCGTCGCCGTCGGGGTCGAGCTTGTTGCTGGCCACCGCCTGCGTGATGCCGTCGCGCAGGGTCGTCAACTGGGCGTTGAATTCATTGGCCAGGGTGCCGATGCGATCGTTGAGATCGCGCATGCCGAGCACGCGCAGCATGCCGCTGTAGTCACCGAGCATGAGGTCGCTGGCGTTCCAGTTGCGCGAACTCTCGAGCGCGGCGAGATCGCGCATGGCGCGCGGCTCGATATCCTTGCGCAGCTTGTCGAGCAGCTCGTTGCCGGGATCGAGGCGCGCGAGGTCGACCACCTCGTTCTGCACGGCAAGGTAGGCGGGCAGGCCACCCTTGCTGTCCAGCGCCTTCTGCACCGCGTCGACCGCGGCCAGCAGGCGTGCGGTGGTTTCGGCGCGTTCGCGCGCGCCGCCGATCTTGTCGGCGAGGTCGTTCAGGTACTTGTTGTCGAGGCCGAGCAGCTCGCGGCTCTGGTTGCTGAGCGCCTCGCCGTAATCGAAATGGTTGTCGGCCAGCGCCTTGTTGATGGCGTTGGCAAACGCGCCCGGCAGCCGCCGGTCTTTCAGCATCGGGTGCTTGGGATCGATCTTGGCGACCACCGCCATGGCATCGTAGATGTCGTCGCCATTGTCGCTGGGCAAGAGGCTGCCGTTTTCGAGCGCGGTGTTGAACTTGTCGAACTGCTCGGCCAGCACGCGGTTCTCGGCTTCGTCGATTTGCTCCTTCAATTGATTGAGGCTCGACGAATCGTGGTAGACGCTGTAGCCCTGCGCCTTGTCGAGGACCTGGCGCGCGCCAATGAAATCGTACTTGCCGGCGGCGACGTCGA harbors:
- a CDS encoding serine/threonine protein kinase, with protein sequence MADFKTTLERLARGEIDFDAVARNIDKLLAKRPQAVVAIMDQLKQAVVDGIIDADTYAALKSRVTVGIETAPLAQHDAVAQDGHDDDATRLGGDESTRFGGHEVTEMVARARQTLGDATEILDITSGEITGHSQPSTTTGIDFDPTGDTGSQTSASWPTSDSQTGGTGGDWSTPSSASSPTRIEPGAVLRGRFKLDSVLGVGGMGSVFLGSDLIKVRAKDKQPRVALKVLNEDFKQHPDSFIALQREASRQQKLAHPNIATVYDFDQTEDGLAFLVMELLEGQPLNDYIKKVVRPKGGLPFAEALPMVQGLGAALVYAHERNIVHSDFKPGNCFLTKEGQMKVLDFGIARAVKNPGAAEGETTIFDPGKLGALTPAYASTEMLEGEEPDPRDDIYALACVAYELLTGKHPFNKIPANKARDSGLVAEPIKGLTRKQWRGLEHGLAFTRDKRSQTTAQFLIEFEGATSPWKNPLVMVPAAAVLLAAVGVVPMMNMLDKRDTDQRIELAKSGSAANIEQVLAGVDAPDFDSGKRDRILTEAKEAILAYFENGVRSRIDVAAGKYDFIGARQVLDKAQGYSVYHDSSSLNQLKEQIDEAENRVLAEQFDKFNTALENGSLLPSDNGDDIYDAMAVVAKIDPKHPMLKDRRLPGAFANAINKALADNHFDYGEALSNQSRELLGLDNKYLNDLADKIGGARERAETTARLLAAVDAVQKALDSKGGLPAYLAVQNEVVDLARLDPGNELLDKLRKDIEPRAMRDLAALESSRNWNASDLMLGDYSGMLRVLGMRDLNDRIGTLANEFNAQLTTLRDGITQAVASNKLDPDGDDQLRQLGEIAARHATTANARDQLALARLHEARSLRDKGEFDGAAVALKAARAYTPSARVAPLLDAEAALAEALRNGDDAARAEALAKRHARFEAALPEFGKRLAGLGKDAQGFSDAYAALDALRADHPDDPRTNDAANQLATMVEKTAEQWAGAERWDEAVALTQNALVDLPRAAPLLGKLDSLESKRKQALAAAEKQQVADAKAAIDKLLAESEADRAWRASVRKHMGNIAAFGDPKDPWIKEVGTKIAAKLVERAGEMRLQERFAEGNNLIADAARYAPDAPGLAEERGALQEATDAFEQEQQEQARLARIDGMKQTFESQAKAGDVANAAKTLDGLRKETDKTPDPYVSDEAPRLLASAYLKLATQQVPKNDYAAALRFAKACADLQPQRQDCKLAVRDYTVDGNKQELAKMLKRPDFDIGEALAKVSEVQILDPGEFSKAESGWAQDIATRIEALKKSEGMAANEVIKQAKDLFPGNQPIAAIEPVKLAAPTSRYAPDIKKALDKAMLSVAKDLLLKATKEEAENAEIVTLKGAFNARVKQVKEIVGKFDARFNEGKAGVAAWQADKQDASKDKANALLVAARGELDSAFAVWADNAALKQRKLKLEQEIAKLAGGVAPLEPPPPPTNPCEPKLAGHGKRKAGT